The genomic interval CCCTCGTGACGCCCGGCAGGAGCGCGAGTGCGCGCGGGTCGAGTTCGGTGATGGCGGTCACCAGTCGCTCGTAGATGCCCGTGATGAGGGCGATGGTCCCGCCCGAGACGCCGGGGACCGCGTCGGCGGCCCCCATCGCGATACCCCGGAGGTAGACACCGAGGTACGCTCGAACGGACATCAGGCGACCTGCGGTCGGGTCGCGTAGACGCCCGGTGCGGCGAGCGCCGACGCGTTCGACGCGTTACCCGACCCGTTCGTCGACGTGTTACCAGACCCGTTCGTCGAGTCGTTTCCGGTCGCGTCGGTGCCGGTCGTGTTCGCGGTCTCGTTCTCCGAGACCGACGTTCCGGGGTCGGCGGTGGCGTTGGTCGCGTTACCGGACGCGTTTCCGCTCTGGTTGCCTTCGGGCTGGATGGTCGTCGTCTGGTCGAGCGACACCTGCACCGGCGCGTCGTCCTGGCCGAGCACCTGCGCCTCGGTCACGTCCGTCGTCGTGTTGTAGACGGTCTGCGAGCCGTTCTCGTTGCCCTGCACCGTCCGGAACTCGTACTGACCGGTGGCACGGACGCTGACGTTCGTCTGCCCGCCGTCCGGGCCGACCTGATCGTAGCCCGTCGAGGAGTACGGCAGCGTCATCGTGAACTGCCCGTCCTCGCCGGTCTCGGCCTGCTGGACGTAGTTGAACGTCTCCGACTGCGTCCCGTTCTGCGTCGGGATGCGCATCGTCACGCTCGCGGTCACCGTCGAGTTGGCTGGGCCGGTCCCCTCGACGGTCGCCCCGTCGACGCGCTCGAACGTCTTCACCCACGGGCCGACCTGGTTGGCCGCCTCGCTGGCGTGGACGAGCCGGTAGTGTTCGAGGGCCGGGACGTACTCGGTCGGGATGCCCTGCAGGCCACCGATCTGGGAGGTGCTGTCGGTCTGGACGTACTCTCTGGCCTCGGCCATCGTGTCGAACTGCATCGTGCTCGCGTTGGTCGGGAGGTTCCTGCTGCCGCCACCCCACGAGACGTCCTCGTTGGACCAGTCGAGCACGAGCACGTTCCCGTTCGGTAGCGTCGGACTCGTCGCGCTGCCGTGGAACTTGTAGAGACGCACCCGCATCGACTCGTAGTGCGCCTGGTTGCGGACGTAGACCGCCGCCTGTGGCTGCGTTCCGGGAGCGTACTGCGTGTAGAGGGGCGTCCGGAGCAGCGCGTTCTCGCCGCTGCCGTAGGCGTCGACGCCGATGTCGTCGAACTGCGTGGGAGCGGTGTACTTCGCGGACCGCGGGTCGGCGAGTTTCCAGTCGACCATGACGTACCGGGTGCCCTCACCCTCGCCTTCGGTCGTCATGATCTCGTTCGCCGCGGACTCGTTGGTGTTCAGCAGGAAGTTCGCCGCCGTACTGGCCCCCTGCTGGAACGGGTTGGCGTTCGGGATGCGGTTCCCCTCGACCGTGATGAAGTGACCGTAGTCCCACCACGACATGACGCCGTAGGTTCCCGGTCCGTACTCGTAGTCGCCCGTACGGGCGAACTGCCCGTAGTACTCCAGCTGCTCGTTGTTCGCGTTGGCGGCGCCGTACTGGCCCTCGTCGGGCGTGTTGTTCGCGAGCCACCCGAGGCTCCCCTCCCACTGGGTGACCTCTCCGGGGCCGTTCGACTCGGCGGACTGGACCGACTGGAGCGACAGCCCACCGTTCAGAAGCGGTCCGCTGATGGCGGCGAACGGTGCCACGACGACGAGGAGCAGGACGAACACGGTCAGCACCTGCGCGGTGTCGAGGTCGGTTGCCGACTCGGTCGCGCCGAGACCGGCGAGGCGCACGACGTAACCGACGACGAACGCCGTCAGCGCAGCGACCGGGACGGCCACGTAGTAGTCGAAGCGGTTCTGGGTCAGCGTCGCCAGCACCATCAGGACGAACCAGGTGACGAGCAGCAGCGACTCGCCGCTCGGTTCGTCGTCGAGCAGGTACTTCGCGAGGAGCAGGATGCTCCCGATGCCCGCGATGAAGAACGTGAACCCGTAGCGAGCGGAGAAGAACTGGCCCGCATCCCCGAGGGGGACGGGCTGTGCTTCGTTGACCGTCCGGACCTGCGCGTTCGCGTCCAGCCCGTAGATGCGGAGGAACTGGTCGACGAAGTACGAGAACGTGTCGGGGACGACGAGCCAAGCGAGCAGTGCGACCGCCGCGATTCCCCCTACGAGCGCACCGGGGAACAGCGTCCGGGCGTCGTCACGGCCCTCGACGACGCGAGCGAGTGCCGCCACGACGACGAGGACGGCCGCGAGACCGAGGAAGGCGACCGGCTGGAGCAGGGTGAAGTCCGACGCGGAGAGGGCGAACTCGGAGATGCGCACCGCCGAGAGGAGGGCCGCGACGACCGACATGACGACGCCGGCGATGGCGACGTGTTCGGGACTGTGGCCCTTGAGGAAGACGACCACGAGGTGCAGGAGGAAGAAGAGCCCGAGCACGGAGACGAAGAAGATGGCGGGCGGCCACACCCAGACGTAGAGCGCGAGCGCGACGCCGGCGAGCACGGCGTAGCCGACGGTGCGACGGAGCGTACCCCACTCGCGTGCGCGGAACTGTTCGTAGACGGGGCGTTCGCGCTGGGCGACGCCGACCGAGACCATCACCGCGAGGACGGCGACGACCTGGAACAGCACCTCGGCGATGTGGTGGTCCGAGAAGCCGACGAGACTCCGGAAGAGGAACGCACCCGGAGTCAGCGCCAGCACGAGGACGGCGATGACGCCGCCGAGTCGGCCGCCGAATCGCTTCGCGATGAAGTACGCCGGGATGGCGACGAGCGTCCCGAAGACCGCGGGGGCGAACAGGAGGGCGGTCGTCGTCGCCTGGTCCTGGGGCATGAACAGTCCGAGGACGAGCGCGCCGAGTGCGATGAGCTGGTCGAACAGCGTCCCGAACTGCCCCGACGCGGTCCCGACGGGGAAGCGCGTCCACGGGTCGAACGGCATGGTGAACGGGAAGTTCCGGACGGTGTAACTCGTCGCGCGGAGGTGGTACCAGGCGTCGTTCCCTCGGAACAGGAACTCGCCGCTCGACGAGAAGTTCTCCCACGTCTTCACCCGGTTCCACAGCATGAACACGAGAAGCAAGGCGACCGCGGGGATGTGATACAGCTCCCGGACGCGTCCGAGGACGGAGTCGGTGTCGAACGTCAGCCCGTCCTCACGCTCCGTTGGCTGACTCATTGGTTTCACAAACCCCAAAACCCGCATAAGCCTTTTGACCTCGCCCCGAGGTGAATGGAAAACCCCTTGCCACGGCGCGGTAGAGCCACTCCTATGCGTGTCTCGGTCGTCGTCTGTACACACACGACAGAGCGGTACCCCGACCTGAAGGAGGCGGTCGAGAGCGTCCTCGCCAACGACTACCCGGACCGCGAGGTGGTCGTCGTCAGCGACGGGAGCGAGGCAGTCCACGAGTCCGCACTGGCCGACTTCGGCGACCACGACGACGTGGTCGTCCACATGCACGAGACGAACGACGGTCTCCTGACGGTCCGGAACGTCGGTGCGAGCGTCGCGTCGGGCGACGTGGTCGCGTTCATCGACGACGACGCCATCGCCGAGGAGGACTGGCTGGACGAACTCGTCTCGGTGTACGACCGGTCCCTCTGGCCGTGGCTACCCAACGGGGGTGACGCCGAGGGTGGTTCTGAGAGCGACGAAGACGACATTCTCGCCGTCGGCGGCAGGATGGTCCCCGCGTGGGTGGCCGGTGAGCCGTCGTTCCTCCCGGAGGAGTTCTACTGGCTCATCGGCGTCACCCACCAGGGGTTCGCCGACGGGCCTGGCGAGGTGCGCAACACGAACGGGTCGAACATCTCGTTTCGCGCCGAGGTGTTCGAGGCGCTCTCGGGGTTCGACACCGACGTCGGCGGCCGCCAGGGTGACAACCACCTCCAGGGCGGCGAGACGGAACTGTGCGCGCGCCTACGCGAGGAGTACGACGTGGGCGTCCAGTACAACCCGGACGCGGTGGTGGCGCACAAGATATTCGACTACCGAACGGACCCGCGCTGGCTGGTCGAACGCGCGTTCTGGCAGGGCTACTCGAAGCGGGGGATGGAGGTGTTCGTTCCCGAGTCGACGGGCGAGGAGGCCGAGTTCCTCTCGGCCCTGCTGTTCCGGTTCGTCCCCGGACGGGTGCGCGACCTCGTCGACGAGTTCTCGGCGGCGAAGCTGTCACAGCTCGTGATGCTGGTCGTCCTCACCGGTGCCGTCGGTCTCGGCTACCTCTACGGCGTCGTCAAGTGGCGGTAGGCGCCGTCACAGGCAGCCGCAGGGATATCTCGGGCGGAAACGACCGGTGAGCGTGGGCATCGTGAACCGGGACGACCTGGACAGGAGGACGAGGAGGGCAACGCACGGTTCCGGCGCACGCAACTCGGCACTGCGGCCGGTGGCGAGGAACTGGGCTGTGACCTGTTCGAACTCGACCCCGGCGACGAGGCGTGGCCCTACCACTACCACACCGCGAACGAGGAGTCACTCTGGTACCTGCTACTCTCGACGATGAACGACCCGGACGTGGCCGTCTACCCCGACTCGGGGAAGGTCGGCCTGTTCGTCGCGCCACCCGGCGCTCGCGGTGAGCGCTCCGTCCACGGCTACTACCGCATCGACGACGACGTGGACTACTGGGAGGGTGAGTGGGCGTCTCGTCGCCGCCGGACACCGGGGCGTAGCGTCAGGTTCCGTCTCGCACCGCCGCGCCCTCGCTCTCGTACTGCCACGTCAGGTCGAAGAACCGGCCGAGACCGGCGACGAACGCGCCGTTCTCCGTGATCGCCGCCTGCCGGAGGTGGTTCGGCACGTCGTCCTCCTGGACCAGCAGGATGGCCTCGCCGCCCTCGTAGGAGAACGTCGGGTCGGCGAACGTCCCGCGCCACGGTAGCTGTTCGGTGGAGTAGCGGACCGCCACGTCGTGGTCGGCGAGGCGGTCGACGACGGCCGCCTGTCGCCCGCGCTCGTCGGTCGACAGGAGGTCCGGGTGGAGCAACAGCACCTGCACCTCGACGCCCCGGTCGAGCGCGTCGAGGAGCGCCGGTTCGACGGTGTCGAAGTACTCGAACCCCTTCGAGAGGATGCAGATGCGGTCGCTCGCCTCGCGGTAGATGCGCCGGGTCTCGCGTTCGGAGGGGTCGCCGACGTCGACGACGTAGAACAGTTCCTCGGTGGCGGTGATGTCCTCGCCCGCGGCCTCGAACCGTGGCTGGAACTCGTCGAGGAACGCCTCGCGGTCGGCGTCGACGTCCTGCACGAACGACTCCAGTTCCTGCCGTCGGTTCTCCTTGGCGCGGTCGAGGATCGACGCCGGGTCGTGGGGCTGGTAGTGCTTCGGGCGACCGGGGATGATCTTCACGTACCCCTCGTCGGCGAGCGAATCGAGGACCCCGTACACCCGCGCCTTCGGGATACCGGCGGCCTCCGCGAGGTTCGGCGCGGTCGTCCGCCCCAGCGTCATCAGTTCCACGAGCGCCGTCTGCTCGTACTCGGTCAACCCGAGGCGGTCGAACACGTCCGTCTCGCTCATACGGAACCTGACCAGCGCTCGGTGGTAAAACCGCCGGTCACACGGCCGTACAGCACCGACGGGGGCGTCGAGTGCGCGCCATCCAGGGCCGGGGCGACCCGACCGACACCCAGAAAGAGTTATACGTCCGGGGTGAGTTACTCAGATAACGAGTAACCATGAGCGACACTACGAAAGAGGACGACCGGGCACATCTCGAAGGCGTCGAGGACGGCTGTGGCTGCGCGGAGATCATGGACCACCTCTCGGAACAGCGCGCCGCGGCGGCCTCGGACGACGACTGAGTCGGCGACGCGAAATCGACTCCCGTCTCTCTCCTCGCCCTCCCCCTGGCGACCGGACCCCCCGACAGACCGCAGCAGTACCGAAGCGCGCGCCGTATCGACCGACGGGGG from Halomarina salina carries:
- a CDS encoding glycosyltransferase family 2 protein — translated: MRVSVVVCTHTTERYPDLKEAVESVLANDYPDREVVVVSDGSEAVHESALADFGDHDDVVVHMHETNDGLLTVRNVGASVASGDVVAFIDDDAIAEEDWLDELVSVYDRSLWPWLPNGGDAEGGSESDEDDILAVGGRMVPAWVAGEPSFLPEEFYWLIGVTHQGFADGPGEVRNTNGSNISFRAEVFEALSGFDTDVGGRQGDNHLQGGETELCARLREEYDVGVQYNPDAVVAHKIFDYRTDPRWLVERAFWQGYSKRGMEVFVPESTGEEAEFLSALLFRFVPGRVRDLVDEFSAAKLSQLVMLVVLTGAVGLGYLYGVVKWR
- a CDS encoding TrmB family transcriptional regulator, yielding MSETDVFDRLGLTEYEQTALVELMTLGRTTAPNLAEAAGIPKARVYGVLDSLADEGYVKIIPGRPKHYQPHDPASILDRAKENRRQELESFVQDVDADREAFLDEFQPRFEAAGEDITATEELFYVVDVGDPSERETRRIYREASDRICILSKGFEYFDTVEPALLDALDRGVEVQVLLLHPDLLSTDERGRQAAVVDRLADHDVAVRYSTEQLPWRGTFADPTFSYEGGEAILLVQEDDVPNHLRQAAITENGAFVAGLGRFFDLTWQYESEGAAVRDGT
- a CDS encoding oligosaccharyl transferase, archaeosortase A system-associated; this encodes MSQPTEREDGLTFDTDSVLGRVRELYHIPAVALLLVFMLWNRVKTWENFSSSGEFLFRGNDAWYHLRATSYTVRNFPFTMPFDPWTRFPVGTASGQFGTLFDQLIALGALVLGLFMPQDQATTTALLFAPAVFGTLVAIPAYFIAKRFGGRLGGVIAVLVLALTPGAFLFRSLVGFSDHHIAEVLFQVVAVLAVMVSVGVAQRERPVYEQFRAREWGTLRRTVGYAVLAGVALALYVWVWPPAIFFVSVLGLFFLLHLVVVFLKGHSPEHVAIAGVVMSVVAALLSAVRISEFALSASDFTLLQPVAFLGLAAVLVVVAALARVVEGRDDARTLFPGALVGGIAAVALLAWLVVPDTFSYFVDQFLRIYGLDANAQVRTVNEAQPVPLGDAGQFFSARYGFTFFIAGIGSILLLAKYLLDDEPSGESLLLVTWFVLMVLATLTQNRFDYYVAVPVAALTAFVVGYVVRLAGLGATESATDLDTAQVLTVFVLLLVVVAPFAAISGPLLNGGLSLQSVQSAESNGPGEVTQWEGSLGWLANNTPDEGQYGAANANNEQLEYYGQFARTGDYEYGPGTYGVMSWWDYGHFITVEGNRIPNANPFQQGASTAANFLLNTNESAANEIMTTEGEGEGTRYVMVDWKLADPRSAKYTAPTQFDDIGVDAYGSGENALLRTPLYTQYAPGTQPQAAVYVRNQAHYESMRVRLYKFHGSATSPTLPNGNVLVLDWSNEDVSWGGGSRNLPTNASTMQFDTMAEAREYVQTDSTSQIGGLQGIPTEYVPALEHYRLVHASEAANQVGPWVKTFERVDGATVEGTGPANSTVTASVTMRIPTQNGTQSETFNYVQQAETGEDGQFTMTLPYSSTGYDQVGPDGGQTNVSVRATGQYEFRTVQGNENGSQTVYNTTTDVTEAQVLGQDDAPVQVSLDQTTTIQPEGNQSGNASGNATNATADPGTSVSENETANTTGTDATGNDSTNGSGNTSTNGSGNASNASALAAPGVYATRPQVA